The Salarias fasciatus chromosome 16, fSalaFa1.1, whole genome shotgun sequence sequence ACAATGAACCCGTGTGCCCTTGGGAGGGTAAAAGTAATTCCCTGGGTGCAAGTCCCAGGGTAGCGTTGTCAGTCCTATTAATGGAAGTGTCTCTCCCGCTCGCGCTCGCCACACTAAACAAAATGAGACACAAAAACGTGACACACTGATGGAAAAAGTGGACCAGGGTAACAAAGCAATATGTGAAGCTATTCAGAGTCTGACTTCCCAAATTGCTGGTCTCAATCATGCACCCCATCCCCAGACACAAGGAGTAAATGATAGAAACAACAGGAGACCAAGACCAACATCTGGAACGGCACCAGCCAGACGGTGTCAGCAGTGTGAGTTGTCCAATCCAGAAGGAAAGTGTTCTCATTGTTATAAATGTGGCAGTTCAGAACATTGGGCAGCAGGTTGCCGCAAGAGAACGACTCCAGCTAATTTCAACAAAATTGAACTCATTTCAGAAGAACATTCAGCTGGGTTGGGTCACCTCCAGACACAAATCACCggcaaacagcagaagacagtcAAACTGGTGGGAAAAAGATGTCTGGGTGGTGTGAGTACAACTGTATTGTGGGACACAGGGTCACAGGTGTCAATTGTGGGAGCAGACTGGAAGAGGAAATACTTACCTGATGTGGAAGTAAGACCTGTAAAAGAGTTACTTGAGGAGGAAAATCTTGACCTGTCAGCTGCCAATGGAACCCATATCCCTTATGAGGGATGGATTGGAGTCAAATTCACTTTGTCCAAAAACGCTGTCTCCGGGATGAGTGAAAAGCCAGTCATAGTACCAATCCTGGTCGCCAGCACTGGATTTGACCGCCCTCTCATTGGGTTTAATGTTTTTGAAGAACTGGCACAGAGGGATGCACCCCAAAGTACATCCTCCTCAGGTTACATGGTACAAAAACTTTGCTCAGCATTGGAAGTGGGCCGCAAGACTGCAAGAGCAGTTTTGTCTGTCTTAAATATCCCGAAATCTGAGAATGACAACCACATCGCAAGAACAGGGAGACGACCAATTATCATCCCAAGAAACAAAGTCGAGAAGGTGGAGTATGGACAACTGAATAAGCGAATGCTGAGTGGATCGCATGTGATGCTAGAACCAAATCAGGATGCACCATGGCCTGTGGAAATTaccatcagagagcagctgatccAACTTCCACAAGAAGACAATCAGAAAATAACACTCACTGTTGAAAACCTAAGTGACAGAGATCTCGCACTCCCCAGTTGCATGACACGAGGCTGGTTACACAGCACTGAGGCAGTTCAACCACTGGAGACGAGACCGGTAGAGGACCAGCAGCATGAACCGTCACCCCTCAGTACTGCACCTCCCATGGAACAACCTGGCCCCGTGCCAGATGGTGAGCTCTGGGACCCGCCAGTAAACCTGAGTCATCTCTCAGTGGAACAGTAATGACAGGTATGTCAAATGCTCAGAGAAGAATGTGATGTTTTTGCAAAGGATGACTGGGACACTGGGTGCATCCAGGATCTAAACATGACAATTCAGCTGAAAGACAATATCCCTGTCCAAAAAACATATAATGCAATTCCCAGACATCTCTATCAGGAAGTTAAGACTCACATACAAGATCTGCTGGATAGAGGTTGGGTCCAGAAATCTCATTCTTCTTACTCTTCACCTGTGGTGTGTGttagaaaaaaagatggaagccTTCGTCTCTGCATAGACTACTGACAGCTGAATGAGAAAACCGTACCTGATCGCCATCCAATACCCCGCATCCAAGAAATTCTAGAAAACCTGGGAGGACATTACTGGTTCACCGTGTTAGACCAGGGAAAAGCTTACCACCAGGGCTTCGTGAGTGAGGGAAGTAGGAAGTGCACAGGATTCATCACACCGTGGGGGctgtatgagtgtgtgaggaTTCCATTTGGCCTGACAAATGCACCCGCCGCCTTTCAGCGCTACATGGAAAGTTGTCTGGGTGACCTACGAGATGAAATCTGCGTTCCTTATTTGGATGATGTGCTGGTGTTCAGCCGTGACTTTGAGCAACACATTCAGAATGTGTGGCAAGTGTTACAGCGTCAGAAGCAGTGTGGCATTAAGTTACGTccaaaaaaatgtgactttttcaaACAGGAGGTCTGTTATGTAGATTGTGTGGTTTCAGCAGAGGGATACAAGATGAATCCAAAAGAAATAGAAGCAGTTCAAGCCTTGTGACATGGTCCACCAAAAACTGTCCGAGAGGTGAGGAAGCTGATGGGATTCCTCAGTTACTACTGCCCTTAAATCCCAGATTTCTCAAGAACAGCCAAACCTATGTATGAGTTGTTAGCAAAACCAAagtctgaacagaaaaaaaaccacaagacAAACAAAGTCAACAGAACATCTGTTCAGTTAGCACCATCTCATCCAGTGACGTGGACAGAAGCACACCAGGACATTTTGGATAACCGTGTCACACAGTTAACAAACCCACCCATCATGGCATACCCGGACTTGGAAAAACCCTTTGTACTCCATGTGGACGCCTCTGAGGAGGGCCTGGGTGCAGTTTTATACCAACGGCAGGACGGCGTGCTCAGAGTGATCGCTTATGGCTCCCGAGCTTtaacagctgcagagaggaactACAAGTTGCACTCTGGAAAGCTTGAATTTCTGTCACTGAAATGGGCAGTAACTGAGCGTTTTCGAGACTACCTTTTCCACGCACCCCATTTCACAGTGTACAGTGACAACAATCCCCTGACATATGTCACCAAAACAGCGAAATTCAACGCCACAGGGCACCGCTGGGTGGCAGAACTGGCTGATTACAGATTCACTCTCAAATACAGGCCTTGATTATCCAATGGGGATGCAGATTTTATGTCAAGAAGACCAAAAGAGACCATTGAAGAACTCATCCAGGAGTGCACGGAGGAGTGTCAACAGGAAGTCCTGGAATCTATTAGTCATGCCATGGGAGCGGAAGAAAGGGGAGAAATCAACTGGATCTCAGCGGTCACCTGCAATCCAGATGCAATACCTGAAGAGGGCACTGTTTCCACACCAATTAAAGCAATGACAAAGGAGGACATCAGATCTGCTCAATCATCAGACCCAGTGATAAGAAGAGTCTTGACCCTGAAGAAAACACATGCCCAGTTACATCACAAACAGAAACTGGGCGAAAATGAGAAGGTCCGAGAGCTTCTCTGGGAATGGCCAAGACTGCAGATTGATGGAGATGGGATTCTGAGAAGAGAAACAATGTCCAGGAGTCAATTAGTTCTGCCTGAGTCTCTTAAAAAATCTGATCTACAAACATCTCCACGAAGAGATGGGACATCGAGGAGCAGATCGAATGGTCGCACTGGCCagagaatgtttttttctggcccAAGATGAGACAAGAAATTGACCATCATGTCACCAGAGTTTGTTGTTGCCTAAAGAGGAAAAAGCCAAacagaacaacaagaacaccCATCCAAACCATTAAGACTTCTGCACCTTTTGAGATGATCTCCATTGATTATCTACATTTGGAAAAATGCAGTGGAGGGGAGGAGTACATAGTAGTAATTGTGGATCATTTCACCAAATATGCCCAAGCATACGCAACCAGAGATAAATCTGGAAAAACAGCTGCACGAAAAATCTTCGATGACTTTATCATGCGCTTTGGATTCCCATCAAAAATCCACCATGATCACAGCTTGTTTCAAAAGCTCCAAAGTTATTCTGGGATCCACCGCTCTCGTACCTCCCCATACCACCCACAAGCAAACCCAGCAGAACGTTTCAACAGAACCTTGCTTGGTATGTTACGCACACTTGAGGAGAATCGAAAGTCAAAGTGGAAAGAACACCTCCAAAAAGTGGTTCATGCATACAACTCGACAGTGCACGAATCAACAGGTATCTCGCcatttttccttctctttggaCGCGAACCAACTCTGCCCTAGAAAATTGCACAACTACTGGGAAGACATGATCTACGtggtcaaagaaagaaaaggcccTGACAGCCCAGTGTATGTGGTGGAACCATCCCAGGGGGAAGGAAGAGTACGTGTGCTACATCGTAATCTCCTCCTGCCATGTCCTTACCTGGTCGAAAACCCGGTCATCAGCAAACCAACcctgaaagagaaaagtgaTCGGAACAAtacagagagaaggagaagcaCTCACGGGAAACCAAACCTTGACACTGACCTGACAGACACCGATGAGTCCAGTGAAGAAGAGTATCTTATATGGactgcagcaaaacaaagaaCCCCTCACCTTAATGCTGAAGCAGAGGAATTTCATTTCAGAATGAGGACACAGCAAGAAACATCTGAGGAAGTATTCATGCCAGAGGAACACTCAGAAGAAGAGTTGACTGGGCTGAGACAATGTGTGGGAGAGCTTCTGgatgaacctgctgctgaacaAGAACcagtggaagaacatgcagatgCTGAAGCTGAGAGGGAAAGACCCGTGAGAGTCAGAAAGCCCAGGCGCATCTACACATATGATCAGCTTGGTCGGCCGACCTATAACCTGCTGGAAGCCTGTGGGACTGAAGTGAGAAGATCTTCAACCACGAGCCATGACCCCGACATCTCCTCAGTCATGTATCCTTTCACATAGGTGTCACAATTTGGGAGGGAGATGAGCTCATGGGTGGCGTTTGAAGGGTTGAAATGATCTAGTTCATGGTCAGTGTTAGATGTAAGACAGTGTTGTTCAGCATTATATACATTTCAGGATTGCATGTTATAAGGATGGAAATGGTATTTTCCTTGTCCCTTTCTGAAGATTTGGGGGGCCCACCAATACTTCGATGGACTGCTCATCCTTAAAGTTTAgagttttgtttgttaaaaaaaaacactacagctTTCACACTTCATATGGcatctctgtttgttttttagtgtGTAACAggtttaaatgtattaaaatgctTACTCTATTGCACACAGTTAAAAGGTGAAGTTGATTGATTATAGTTGTTTTCATGGTTGTTGTAATTATAAATGATTGTCATGCACTGCAAAAAGTATAAATACGTGTTGTGCGGTCACACAGTGATGACGTGTCGACTTCCGAATAAAGCAACATGGAGTGAAGACACCGGCTGCGCCTCTCTTTCTATCAAGCTAAAAGGAAATCACGTACCTCGCCTAATCTGCTGAAGCGGAGGGCACAATAAGTACGTGCGACATTTTAACATGTTTCTCGTAGTTTTCGATTCAGGCTCCTTGCAGATGGTTCTAAAGACACAGATGTTGTATCAAAGGCTTTCctgtttatggtatttatcatgttaaAACTCAGtttcaatcaaaataaaatataacataataattaatatggaaacagcaATACTGTGATTATCAAAATATAGTAATAGGAATAATAACGatattacatttaaatataataaCAATGTCAATTATAATAATTGTGATAATAATAGATATAACAATGcaatataataatgatgatgatcagAATAATATTGTTGCGACTGGCCGAGTAGCTGCTGCGTTCTGACATGCTAGACGTGCTGGGAGGACTGGGGTTGGGCCCATTCGGGGCTGTGAAGATATTtattagtgtttgtgtttttcctttagtTATTAGTTATGCCTAATTGTCTTGTTATCGTGTTCTGGTGTTATTTTTGGTTATCTCATGTGTCAGACCGTTAATGGGTGGAGTTGCTGTCACAATGACTGTGGTCCTGCAATCAGCATACATGTttgcgtttcaaaataaaaaacctgGTGTTAAAGAGGAACTCATCTGTCTTCTATCCTGCCTTCAAGTCACTACTCATTGTGGTGCCATGGTGCCAGCCGCCTCGATCCGGCTCTGTGGGGACAGACCTTCCCTCACTGTTGGACCTCGAACAACCCATGCAGCTGGGAGCAGGAAGTGCACCAGAAATTAGTTTTCCCATAACTGGAGAAAACCTGAAGTTCGTCTCAAGGCTTGTGTGAAGAGTCCATTCAAAGAATTCATGGAGGCTAAAACCTCAGCGGGGTCACTGCTGAATCTTGTAAGAGTACAGAGACTACAGTTGGCGTTTGCATATGCTGACTCGATTTGACAGTAGGGAGGGCACAGTCTCAAAACTAGGActtatgaaaatgaaactgagaTACATAATGGGCCAGTAATGAATCACCTGTTTGACGGTCATTGAAAGGGATCTTCTTAGAAAAACTGACTTTCCCAGCGTCAACAAATATTTCTCAGCCAAGAGAACAACGAAAAGAGCCTTGTAAAGATACAGTGTGCATTGTGCTCCTGTTGCATTGCAGACTGTTTCTCACATAGATTGACAATATATAATGCTCTCTTTGCAGGTCTGAAGTTTATTTGAATGATTCAGCgattacattttctttcttataTAGTTATTTACTGAAAAAAGATTTGCACTAAGTTAATTGATCCTTACTTCAATGTATTACCAAATTAGCTCTGCTGTTGTTTATGAAGGACTCATGAAGGAGTCATTGAACAGACCTTTTATATTATGTTGGTGCTAATGCTATTCAATTGTTTGATATTGTTATTGCAAGAGGGGCTTTAtctcatcacttttttttatcaatttgatCCATTGCTGTCTTtgctcagttattttttttgtttgtttgtttgtactgTAAGTATGTTTACTGaaagattttaaaatatttaaatacttTACTACTTGAATATCCTGTTTTAACAAGTGGTTCTTCCATTATTAATGTAGGAGTAATTGCACAGACCTTCGTGTTATAATGGTGGCAATTTCATCAATTGTGTTTATTAAATTGTTTGGCATTATCAATGCAACAACGGCTTCACTTTGTTAAGATactaagttttcattttttctatTCTTCTTCTATGGAAATTAAGACAACTGCACCGGAAATCGTTGCATATTGTGTGTGTCTCGCAGGGGAGATATTTCTTGTGGCAACCAAATGACCAGCAGCTTTACGCCCTGTGTATTAGTGCATAAGATACTACTGTTCATACGCACAAAACAGTCATGCTCAGGGCCCCCAACTGACTTGCAGCAGGCCTGTTCCCTCCTCATCTTGGTCAtgttcttcctccctccatATCTTCACCACTGTGGGgttctcccacctcctcctgtcccTGGTCACCCTGCATTCTTTCTGTCCTTTCACCTCTTGTCCTTCACTTCCCACCTCGTCCCAGAATACATATATGATCTGCTCAGTTTAATATTCTCTGTGTTGTGACCACATTGTTTATCTGCCTTGTGATCACAGTCACTCACGAGTTGCACCACCCATCCAACCACCTCATCTGCTCATTAGCAGCAGCTGTGCTGGTCATGCCCTTCAGTATCATGTTTGTACATCCAGAAAGAGACCTGGGTCATGGGCCAGCCAGTGTGCACCATCTGGCTAGATGTGGACATCACCTGTTCCACGTGCTCCATCCTGCACCATACTGCAGTCGGCACTGACCTACTCATCTTTAAGGACTTAAAAAAATCCTTCTAAAGACTTGCTAGTCTAATTCATGCATGACACCAAACCATCATCCAGCATACACATCAAACGGACAGACAGCAAGACTCCTTCTCAATTGATTAGTATGTATCCATTGATCTTACTAATAATTTCAATTAAACAATTGCCTTCAGAGTCTATTTGTCACTTTTGTAGCCTCTGGTGGGTCACTGCTGGCCAGGGAGCCACATGTTTGGCACTTCTGctgtaaatattttaatattttgctgatttttttatgtttgtataTTTAGGAATAATAACTCTTGCCTACGAACTTGTCTGAAGTTCCTGTATCTTTGTAACAGAAGGGCTGttttagagaaaataaatactgaatgtgaaaaatgaagagtcctattaaaaaaacaaaacaaaacagcagcacaataagaaaataaagtaTCACACAATGCCATCTCCgtctcattttttatttatacgTACCTTATTCGGATAACAGTTGTTTGGGGGGCGATTCCAGACTCAGTTCCTCCTTGAACAGGTGCTTGATTATCACTAGAATGAAACctacagactgaaaaaaaaaaaacctccacgtTTTAAAGGTGACTAAAGAGCTTTCCTGGAAGAAACCAGGACAATAAACACAGGACATGTAAGAGAGAAACCCAACCTAAAGCCAAGCGAAGGTCCTCCCCTTTAATGTCCATTCATCCATCGTTCTAATATGAACTTTATAACCAATTCAAGGCCGCACAGTATTTGATTTGGTCCCAGATGACGGTGGTTGAAGGCAGGGTACTGTGGACAAGTTCCCAGTCCATCTCAGGGCCAACCGAGAGACAGAAACATTCACAATCATACTGACTGAAGCATTTTTAGGGATACAATTTAACCTCAATAGACTTTCTGTGTAGGAAGAAGCTGCAAGCACACTTTCAAAAATTGTGTTACTCGTTTTTATAGCTTGTTACAAATTGCACAGTGAATCCAGAGGAAAGATTTACTGtgacttctttttgttttcaaggtGGTGTCAGCGATTCTCAGCCCATTTCTGAAGGAACTGGATGGAGGTTGATTTAAAACATTCTGGAGAACTGTTCAGATCGTTCTGTCTCTTCGCGTCGACACACATGAACATAGACATGATTATAGATCTCTGTATGGCCAACACCATTACTTCCAGGACCCCATGCTCTTCTTTAGCTGAGGGGTATTCGTTATGTCTTGTTGTAAGTTTGGggttgttttcctctgctgcacaACAAAATGTAGCCAGTCATCCCTCCAGATGGTATGAAATGAAGGATAAATAGCAATTTGGCTTATAAAACTTGGCAGAGTAATGCCCATAACTTTTTTAATTGTTCAGTTGTGGTGATGGGAACTATGGGTTGTCACTGAGAACATTTATTTGGTGTCAAATACATCTAAGTTACAGATTAAAGGAAGAGTCTGATGTCCTGTTCGGTGTCTGCATTTGTATCCCCTGGCTGCGGAAGGCAAATGCTGAAGTTTTTATTCTAAGGATAAAATCTGTGAACCAAGTTCTGTTCATAACAGATGTCGGCTTTGTGCAGAAAATAATCACACGTCTGTGTGGACACAGACGTCTCTTTTTATAGCCTTTTAGTGCTATATTTCAGGCTCTGTGAAGACTTCTGAAATAAATTGGACACTGTCAGGACCGTAATGGTTGCTGCAGCTGCAAAACATTTGCCAAGCGCTGCTGAGACAGCTTCCCTTCCTAGCAGCTGTACTTCTGTAAGTAGTTTTGTGTTCCAGCAAACACAGTTGGCGGAACTTGTGATCTGAaagcttttttcctccctcaaGCATCAAATGCacatgcttgtttttatttttactttcttgTGAACTGTTCAAACTCCCATTAATGATGCTGCTTACTTTAACGTTTATCACCGGCAGTTTCTTCACCTGCATccatcacaacagcagcacgtAAAGGTAGGGAGTTATGATAATTTCAGAaaggtgagaaaaaaatgtttttattgagtttAATGATAATGATCCAAATGCAGCTATTTATGgccttttgttaaaaaaaaaaaaaaaaaaaaaaaaaaaaaaaaaattccagtcaCCCATCACTCCATGGGACTGCCTAAAATCAATCCCAGCAGACTATGAGAAAAGTGATTTGTGTGAAtactcacacaaaaaaaaaaaaatgtgaaaaaagttaAGGCTTCCACTAAGTTTaggtttatatttattttaaatgtgaaaaaatctCTCCAAGAAACATTTAAGACAGAAAAGGAAACGCACAAAGGTTCAGATTTTAACTGACTTTTATTGGTTTGACTCATGAAATCAAATTAACAATATcatattttatcatattttcaGATTGTTCATCTCCTTGCGGGGACAATGAGTGATACAGTTTATCACAACCAACTGGACAGTCTTGAGTGCTTCTGACAGCCACAAGGGGGCACCAGTACACCAGAAGAGGGAAAATCTATGATATTTGCATGGAAACAGTCTGCAGACTGATGTCTTACAGTTTAATAATTTTCATTTACACATCCAGCTTAACCAGGAAGCCATAACCGTGGTATTCCTGCTACCACTCTCTCCATACACACAAgggatttttcaatttctcatCAAATCTCAATGAAAAATACTTTATAGAATAATAACATTTCTTTAAGCTGTGGACCATGTATTATTGATAAACCAGACAAGAGACAGACAACAGAATAaacagcattattttttttatactgttAGAGACATTTGCAAGCACATAACACACCTTATATATCTCACTGGCATACAGTACACCCTCACACCTGACTCATCCACAATGTTTCCATCAACATAGCATGTGCCCTCTTGGAGGCAGTAAAGAAATAGTAGTTCTATTCCAAGTATTTGAGTGGGAGTAATGTAATGAGGACTTCTCCACCAGTGACTCTCACATTCATTAAACTAATGCTGACTGTGCTGTGGGGGAAGAACCACAGTGGCTGATGGCTTCATGAAAGGTAAACAAGGTACATTAATGCCTTCAGAAACAACTGAAACCATCATGAAAGTTTGTGCAAAGATGTCATTTCAAGTGGCAGTGTTGTAAATCTCTTTAAAAAAGATAGCATTTTATTGTTAAAACTAATCAACATCAGTTTCAGGTCCCCCGTTATCAATATTTTCTGTCAGAATGTTATTAAATGctttgaattgatttttttttttaactacatttCCAGCTGTTATTTGTAAGCATCTAAAAGATGGTGAGTTAAGATCAGTTAATGTGGCATTTATGAGAGTCAGACTATTACCTCATAAAAAGCTTGAACTACCTGGAAATTGAGATTGACATATTGTGTTTGCTGGAATGTATTGCTAGGCTGAATACACACTATCTTAAACATCTAGTTTAGTTGACATTCAATGCGACACTCAAATAAAAGTCACCCCGCTGCAACATCATGGAAACACAAAGTAACATCTTGGTACGCTGTGGTATTTTACACATGTTCTGTATTTTCGCCAGTGGCATGGACTCAACAGAAGGGAGGTCATTAGATGGAACTGACATGATGGTCGACTATTTCAAGACCTTTAAATAGGACTGATCACTAATGCCCAGAACTCAGACCTAAAAAAGGTCAGCAATGACCCATTTGCTCCAAACTAGCATGTTAGTGTCCCTTCACATACAAACAAAcccttgcacacacacacgcccacccacccacacacacatacacacacacacacacacacacacacacacaccaattaacaTCAAAGAGAACTCAGGCTTTTCTATTAATAGCAGGACTTGGATTTGAATGTGGAACTTTGCAGCAGAAGCTCATTGCCGAGCTGCTCCCATTTAGCCTGTTGAAGTGGCAGATCGAGGGTCTGGAAATGGGTGTCAGTCCTCCTCTTCTCAGGCATATTGTGTCAGTATTCAGTCAACACGTTTAGACTTCAAGCCATGAGTCTCGCTGCCTCTCTGATCCATGTGTACGTTGGATGAAGTAAGGGTTTGGTGTCATGCATAAATTAGCCATCAGAGGTAATGGCTGCACCGAACAAGTCTTTGGAAGGCTTTTTTGAAGTCCTCATTGAAGATTGTGTAGATGAGTGGGTTGATCAGAGAGTTAAGGTATCCCAACCATGTGAGAAAGTCAGCCATCTCCACTGAAGTACTACACGAACTGCAAGTGTTGACAATCACCTCCTTGACAAAAAATGGCAGCCAACAGATGACAAAGGCCCCGATGATCAACCCCAGTGTGGATGCTGCTTTGCGTTCCCGTGCGCCTGAGATCCGGGGTCCCTGGTACAACTGGCTGCGTCGAGACTCACTCCGAGAGTCGTGCCGGCGAGACTTGTACTGGAAAGTTTTCGAGGCACGTGCACGCTCACGAGGAGGTTCCTCATTCGAGGGATCTGAGACAGACTTCTCTTGGGGGCTAATGGGCTCAGGACTTCGAGGCCCTCCATCGACGTCGCCATCTCCTGTTGGATAGGACGGGATCATGCTCCCATTGGTCATAcaggagtgacggctggccctGCTAGCCTCCCGGCGCATGTAGAGCGTCTGAGCAGCCTTGTAGATCTTATAGTAGAGAATGAGGATGAGCAGCAGGGGGATGTAAAACGCTCCAAATGTGGAATACAAGGTGAAAGTGATGTGATGGTGGGTGATGATGCACTGGTCCTCGTGGTCCGAGTCTCCGCTGTAGTGCCGATACACCATCGGAGGAAGCGAGATGAGGATGGACAGGAGCCACACCAGCGCCACCATCGCTCCGGCTCTGGCCCCCGTGCGTTTGCGAGAGTATTCCACCGCATCGGTGATGGCCCTGTAACGGTCGATGGCGATCGCAGCAAGGTGCAAGATGGAGCAGGTGCAACAGGTGATGTCCACGCTTAACCAGATGGTGCACACCGCCTGGCCCATGACCCAGGTCTCTTTCTGGATGTACATGATGCTGAAGGGCATGACCAGCACGGCCACCAGAAGGTCGGTCGCTGCTAATGAGCAGATGAGGTAGTTGGCCGGGTGGTGCAACTTGCGAGTGACTGCGATGGCCGTGATCACGAGGCAGTTAAAGAACGTGGTCACGACGGTCACCACAGACAATGTTACGGTGAGCAGGACTTTACTGGG is a genomic window containing:
- the LOC115403707 gene encoding 5-hydroxytryptamine receptor 1F-like is translated as MDFSNCTDGVFNTSNCSYDSLETPKPPPSKVLLTVTLSVVTVVTTFFNCLVITAIAVTRKLHHPANYLICSLAATDLLVAVLVMPFSIMYIQKETWVMGQAVCTIWLSVDITCCTCSILHLAAIAIDRYRAITDAVEYSRKRTGARAGAMVALVWLLSILISLPPMVYRHYSGDSDHEDQCIITHHHITFTLYSTFGAFYIPLLLILILYYKIYKAAQTLYMRREASRASRHSCMTNGSMIPSYPTGDGDVDGGPRSPEPISPQEKSVSDPSNEEPPRERARASKTFQYKSRRHDSRSESRRSQLYQGPRISGARERKAASTLGLIIGAFVICWLPFFVKEVIVNTCSSCSTSVEMADFLTWLGYLNSLINPLIYTIFNEDFKKAFQRLVRCSHYL